A single Paratractidigestivibacter faecalis DNA region contains:
- a CDS encoding FhaA domain-containing protein: MSFLNDFEGRISSVFGAAPQGYTEPFSFKKLAKRAAREMENETYEIDGVDTAPALYTVLVSPSDDSLMRPLYEQITYETSAFVTAQAQKKGYAFVGEPLVRFMVDPSLKSGKFAVFAENVDSRTLVRLREEERVFLGGNSSVGGAAAMVQPRAGQPKGAYRPGSIDPTPLASAAPAPSAPLSGTDAGLDVMPFDFDTPMPEPVPVASASESTPMPVAGVAAPLVSPAAQPVAVPVPVTQRRNVPLVDPNRGVGVGAAIGAASMAAAQAAPQPAADPLAAPMPQPRPAQQQVASCLLIDRQTGRTFTGSAPTAVIGRERSQAQIVLRDPNVSRRHAELRFDGRDWRIADLNSTNGTLVNDVDVKECVLRDGDLITVGLVNLEFRENR, from the coding sequence ATGAGCTTTCTGAATGACTTCGAGGGGCGCATCAGCTCCGTCTTTGGTGCGGCCCCCCAGGGCTACACCGAGCCCTTCTCGTTTAAGAAGCTGGCCAAGCGGGCCGCTCGCGAGATGGAGAACGAGACCTACGAGATCGACGGCGTGGACACCGCGCCGGCCCTCTACACCGTGCTGGTCTCCCCGTCCGACGATTCCCTCATGCGCCCGCTCTACGAGCAGATCACCTACGAGACCAGCGCCTTCGTGACGGCCCAGGCCCAGAAGAAGGGCTACGCCTTCGTGGGAGAGCCGCTGGTGCGCTTCATGGTCGACCCGTCCCTCAAGTCCGGCAAGTTCGCCGTCTTCGCCGAGAACGTGGACTCCCGCACCCTCGTGCGCCTGCGCGAGGAGGAGCGCGTCTTCCTGGGCGGCAACTCCAGCGTCGGCGGCGCGGCCGCCATGGTCCAGCCCCGCGCGGGCCAGCCCAAGGGCGCCTATCGCCCCGGCAGCATCGACCCCACGCCGCTTGCCTCCGCCGCTCCGGCCCCCTCGGCGCCCCTCTCTGGCACCGACGCCGGCCTGGACGTCATGCCCTTCGACTTTGACACGCCCATGCCCGAGCCCGTGCCCGTGGCGTCCGCCAGCGAGTCCACGCCCATGCCCGTCGCCGGCGTGGCCGCTCCCCTGGTGAGCCCCGCGGCCCAGCCCGTGGCCGTCCCCGTGCCCGTGACCCAGCGCAGGAACGTCCCCCTCGTCGACCCCAACCGCGGCGTCGGCGTGGGTGCCGCCATCGGCGCCGCCAGCATGGCCGCCGCCCAGGCCGCCCCGCAGCCCGCGGCAGACCCGCTCGCCGCGCCCATGCCGCAGCCCCGCCCCGCCCAGCAGCAGGTGGCGTCCTGCCTGCTCATCGACCGCCAGACCGGCCGCACCTTCACCGGCAGCGCCCCCACCGCCGTCATCGGCCGCGAGCGCAGCCAGGCGCAGATCGTCCTGCGCGACCCCAACGTCTCGCGCCGCCACGCGGAGCTGCGCTTCGACGGGCGCGACTGGCGCATCGCCGACCTCAACTCCACCAACGGCACCCTGGTCAACGACGTCGACGTCAAGGAGTGCGTCCTGCGCGACGGCGACCTCATCACCGTCGGCCTCGTCAACCTCGAGTTCAGGGAGAACCGATGA
- a CDS encoding Stp1/IreP family PP2C-type Ser/Thr phosphatase, with the protein MTADETMSAPVQEPGNAPGRAEMPVEGRAGADAVQGSNQYLSWGSRSDVGLVRGHNEDSFLLRAPLFAVCDGMGGHAAGEVASSIAVDTIGRNAPGTADDTLLGAAIEAANLAVINGAENGIGKPGMGCTASAVLVEGNKMAVGHVGDSRVYLLRRGTLVRVTHDHSYVEELVDSGQITADEARVHPSRSIITRALGSDPEMYADHFSLEVANGDRIIVCSDGLSSMISDADIESVAVSAASAQQAADNLVASALTAGGSDNVTVIVVDVLNDGVAAANHANLRKRAAIIGGVLAALVAVVAVAAVFFIRSEWYLAPDGDTVGIYQGMNGDFLGISLSALVGTSSVEVSDLPSSVQDQLARGIRVRNEDQAMETISQYRDQIDADKSKAAQTAEEAQAGSDGNPVPADAEAAPAEGAPAETQKGGE; encoded by the coding sequence ATGACGGCCGACGAGACCATGTCGGCCCCCGTCCAGGAGCCTGGCAACGCCCCCGGCAGGGCCGAGATGCCCGTCGAGGGAAGGGCCGGCGCGGACGCCGTCCAGGGATCCAACCAGTACCTGTCCTGGGGCTCCCGCAGCGACGTGGGCCTGGTCCGCGGCCACAACGAGGACTCCTTCCTTCTCCGCGCGCCGCTCTTTGCGGTCTGCGACGGCATGGGCGGCCACGCCGCCGGCGAGGTCGCAAGCTCCATCGCCGTAGACACCATTGGCAGAAACGCCCCCGGCACCGCGGACGACACCCTGCTGGGCGCCGCCATCGAGGCCGCCAACCTCGCCGTCATCAACGGCGCGGAGAACGGCATCGGCAAGCCCGGCATGGGCTGCACCGCCTCCGCCGTGCTCGTCGAGGGCAACAAGATGGCCGTGGGCCACGTGGGAGACTCCCGCGTCTACCTGCTGCGCCGCGGCACCCTGGTGCGTGTGACGCACGACCACTCCTACGTCGAGGAGCTTGTGGACTCCGGCCAGATCACGGCCGACGAGGCGCGCGTGCACCCCTCGCGCTCCATCATCACCCGCGCCCTGGGCTCAGACCCAGAGATGTACGCGGACCACTTCTCGCTCGAGGTGGCAAACGGTGACCGCATCATCGTGTGCTCCGACGGCCTCTCGTCCATGATCTCCGACGCGGACATTGAGTCCGTGGCCGTCTCCGCCGCGTCCGCCCAGCAGGCGGCCGACAACCTCGTTGCCTCCGCCCTCACCGCGGGCGGCTCCGACAACGTGACCGTCATCGTGGTGGACGTGCTAAACGACGGCGTCGCCGCCGCAAACCATGCCAACCTGCGCAAGCGCGCGGCCATCATCGGCGGCGTGCTCGCGGCCCTGGTGGCCGTGGTGGCCGTTGCCGCCGTGTTCTTCATCCGCTCCGAGTGGTACCTTGCGCCCGACGGGGACACCGTGGGCATCTACCAGGGAATGAACGGGGACTTTCTGGGCATAAGCCTCTCCGCCCTCGTGGGGACAAGCTCCGTCGAGGTCTCGGACCTGCCCTCCTCCGTCCAGGACCAGCTCGCCCGCGGCATCCGCGTCCGCAACGAGGACCAGGCCATGGAGACCATCTCGCAGTACCGCGACCAGATTGACGCCGACAAGAGCAAAGCCGCGCAGACGGCCGAGGAGGCCCAGGCGGGCTCGGACGGCAACCCCGTCCCCGCCGACGCCGAGGCCGCGCCTGCAGAGGGCGCCCCCGCAGAGACCCAGAAGGGAGGAGAGTAG
- a CDS encoding serine/threonine-protein kinase, with protein MRDQQPEPVSLGAAEKPSEEVLLNRYRVLARRGTGGFGTVCTCWDTRLQRRVAIKRIPVLDMDDGISASTAEEALGEARTACLLAHPNIVSVLDFEMEGAYAYLIMEYVDGLNLAELLSRVEGGTLSHDECAHMVASVGRALAFAHENGVLHLDIKPTNIMVDRRGTVKLADFGMATLASAAGYGDARGGTVGYMPPEQIQGMLVDERADVFSLAVVTWQALCGTDPFAAVRAADSLTKIFHGPKDPLVKLDPTADLTTQDALMRALAPQASERTACVDDLVDALLPDLGDPAAGQESLEHLVNQSEKDDEAEQTTWRERHLPWRTRYPWLYPALERVTSAAATLLAIRLALPCFPGATSDFVLLGTLVATAAALAWPPVGSALTLSAAVFAAATSHATSASFPLALLLGAVAAAWWLYAGHGEKLAGAATLLPCCLPFPGAGATMAGFALDPAPAAVTGAVSCALGLAFPTLAATGFYAQQAVPELLALAESPGSWALLAGAALAAAASSAIAMRGSVTSGIIGQGVGLAVLLAAECLAAGVENGGIWAPPNWVHVGLALLLYAFLCIATVLRGPLFGGQEGEDSL; from the coding sequence GTGAGAGACCAACAGCCAGAGCCGGTGTCCTTGGGCGCCGCCGAGAAGCCCTCCGAGGAGGTGCTCCTCAACCGCTACCGCGTGCTGGCCCGCAGGGGCACGGGCGGCTTCGGGACGGTGTGCACCTGCTGGGACACCCGCCTGCAGCGTCGCGTGGCCATCAAGCGCATCCCCGTCCTGGACATGGACGACGGCATCAGCGCGTCCACGGCCGAGGAGGCCCTGGGCGAGGCCCGCACCGCCTGCCTTCTGGCCCACCCCAACATAGTGAGCGTCCTGGACTTTGAGATGGAGGGGGCCTACGCCTACCTCATCATGGAGTACGTGGACGGCCTCAACCTGGCCGAGCTCCTCTCGCGCGTGGAGGGCGGAACCCTCAGCCACGACGAGTGCGCCCACATGGTGGCATCTGTCGGCCGAGCCCTCGCGTTTGCCCATGAGAACGGCGTCCTCCACCTGGACATCAAGCCCACCAACATAATGGTCGACCGGCGCGGCACGGTTAAGCTCGCCGACTTTGGCATGGCCACCCTGGCCTCGGCCGCCGGCTACGGAGACGCGCGCGGCGGCACCGTGGGCTACATGCCTCCCGAGCAGATTCAGGGCATGCTAGTGGACGAGCGCGCCGACGTCTTCTCGCTGGCCGTGGTGACCTGGCAGGCGCTCTGCGGCACGGACCCCTTTGCGGCCGTCCGCGCCGCGGACTCGCTCACCAAGATCTTCCACGGCCCCAAGGACCCGCTCGTCAAGCTCGACCCCACGGCAGACCTCACCACCCAGGACGCCCTCATGCGGGCCCTGGCGCCCCAGGCCTCGGAGCGCACCGCCTGCGTGGACGACCTCGTGGACGCGCTTCTCCCCGACCTGGGTGACCCGGCAGCCGGGCAGGAGTCCCTGGAGCACCTGGTCAACCAAAGCGAGAAGGACGACGAGGCCGAGCAGACCACCTGGCGCGAGCGCCACCTCCCCTGGAGGACGCGCTACCCCTGGCTCTACCCGGCGCTCGAGCGCGTGACCAGCGCGGCGGCCACGCTGCTGGCCATCCGCCTGGCGCTGCCGTGCTTTCCGGGAGCCACGTCCGACTTCGTCCTGTTGGGAACCCTCGTGGCCACGGCTGCGGCCCTTGCCTGGCCGCCCGTCGGCAGCGCGCTGACCCTCTCCGCGGCGGTCTTTGCGGCGGCAACGTCCCACGCCACCAGCGCGTCGTTCCCGCTGGCGCTGCTCCTCGGCGCCGTCGCGGCCGCCTGGTGGCTCTACGCCGGGCACGGCGAGAAGCTCGCGGGCGCGGCGACGCTTCTCCCCTGCTGTCTGCCCTTCCCCGGGGCCGGCGCCACCATGGCCGGCTTTGCCCTGGACCCGGCGCCCGCCGCGGTTACCGGAGCCGTGAGCTGCGCGCTCGGGCTGGCGTTTCCCACGCTGGCCGCCACGGGCTTCTATGCCCAGCAGGCCGTCCCGGAGCTCCTGGCGCTGGCCGAGTCCCCGGGCTCCTGGGCGCTTCTCGCCGGGGCGGCCCTTGCCGCCGCGGCCTCTTCCGCCATCGCAATGAGGGGCTCCGTGACCTCGGGAATCATTGGCCAGGGCGTTGGCCTGGCGGTCCTCCTGGCCGCCGAGTGCCTGGCTGCCGGAGTGGAGAATGGCGGTATATGGGCCCCGCCCAACTGGGTCCACGTGGGGCTTGCGTTACTCTTGTATGCGTTTCTGTGCATTGCGACTGTCCTGAGAGGCCCGCTGTTCGGGGGCCAGGAAGGCGAGGACTCACTATGA
- a CDS encoding FHA domain-containing protein: MIDLVLFVGRVLLVVVLYIFLFAVMRTGVGLVRGQRRDSAIWAIDVEKGTRQLRGLHVDILGPVVVGRSPNSDIVVDEPYVSSTHARFTIQGPALVVEDLGSTNGTMVNGHPIAQPVTLRENDEVQVGDTIMRVSRG, translated from the coding sequence ATGATCGACCTCGTCCTCTTTGTAGGACGCGTCCTTCTCGTCGTCGTCCTCTACATCTTCCTGTTTGCCGTCATGCGCACCGGCGTGGGCCTGGTGCGCGGCCAGCGCAGGGACTCCGCCATCTGGGCCATTGACGTCGAGAAGGGCACCAGGCAGCTGCGCGGCCTGCACGTGGACATCCTCGGCCCCGTCGTGGTGGGACGCTCTCCCAACTCCGACATCGTCGTTGACGAGCCGTACGTCTCGTCAACGCACGCACGCTTCACCATCCAGGGCCCGGCCCTGGTCGTCGAGGACCTCGGCTCCACCAACGGGACCATGGTCAACGGCCACCCCATCGCCCAGCCCGTCACCCTGCGCGAGAACGACGAGGTGCAGGTGGGCGACACCATCATGAGGGTGAGCCGCGGATGA